One segment of Urocitellus parryii isolate mUroPar1 chromosome 5, mUroPar1.hap1, whole genome shotgun sequence DNA contains the following:
- the LOC144255028 gene encoding antigen WC1.1-like, with translation MGYLQTSEQGGARLPPLVWCRPSSPGLDTPQLRLVDGGSRCAGRVEILHQHSWGTVCDYNWDLSDAHVVCRQMGCGEALNAVHEAFFGEGSGRIWLEQLTCLGEESHVWKCPSLGWGQHYCTHKWDAGVICSDNGFVRLDGGAGHCSGGVEVNSGEGWIPVSGGNFTFPTAQVICADLGCGKAAPVLGNLPFREPGEQVWAEEFQCEGQEPELWFCPRVPCPGGSCPHTGAVQVVCSGYTDIRLMKNGSSQCEGQVEMKTSGGWRTLCASHWNMANANVVCRQLGCGVAISTPKGAYFVDGGDEMWRQQFHCSGSESFLWNCPVTTLGVPACALGNTASVVCSGNQTQLLPQCNYSWSDQAGSASSELHTANCSEFLALRMVSEDQECAGWLEVFYNTWGSVCHSPMEPVTLSMICRQLDCGDNGTLDFLVPSREGSRPRWVDGIHCRETDTSLWQCPSDPWKHQSCSPEEEAHIKCTGCY, from the exons ACACTCCACAGCTCCGCCTGGTGGACGGGGGCAGTCGCTGTGCAGGCAGAGTGGAGATCCTTCACCAGCATTCCTGGGGCACTGTGTGTGACTACAACTGGGACCTGAGTGATGCCCACGTGGTGTGCAGACAAATGGGCTGTGGTGAGGCCCTCAATGCCGTGCATGAGGCATTCTTCGGGGAGGGATCTGGGCGCATCTGGCTGGAGCAACTGACATGCTTAGGAGAGGAGTCTCATGTGTGGAAGTGCCCTTCTCTGGGCTGGGGGCAACACTACTGCACACACAAGTGGGATGCAGGTGTCATCTGCTCAGATAATG GATTTGTGCGTTTGGATGGAGGAGCTGGACACTGCTCTGGGGGAGTGGAAGTGAATTCTGGAGAAGGATGGATTCCAGTATCTGGTGGGAATTTCACATTTCCCACGGCCCAGGTCATCTGTGCAGATCTGGGGTGTGGCAAGGCTGCACCTGTCTTAGGGAACCTGCCCTTCAGAGAGCCTGGTGAACAGGTCTGGGCTGAAGAGTTCCAGTGTGAGGGACAGGAGCCTGAGCTCTGGTTCTGCCCCAGAGTGCCCTGTCCTGGAGGCAGCTGCCCCCACACAGGGGCTGTGCAAGTTGTCTGCTCAG GATATACAGATATTCGGCTCATGAAAAATGGCAGCTCTCAGTGTGAGGGACAAGTGGAGATGAAGACCTCTGGAGGCTGGAGAACACTTTGTGCCTCCCACTGGAATATGGCCAATGCCAATGTTGTTTGCCGTCAGCTGGGCTGTGGGGTGGCCATCTCTACCCCAAAGGGAGCATACTTTGTGGATGGAGGAGATGAGATGTGGAGACAGCAATTTCACTGCTCAGGGTCTGAGTCCTTCCTGTGGAATTGCCCTGTTACTACCCTGGGTGTTCCTGCCTGTGCCCTTGGAAACACAGCCTCTGTGGTCTGCTCAG GAAACCAGACCCAGCTGCTGCCCCAGTGCAATTACTCTTGGTCAGACCAAGCAGGTTCTGCATCCTCAGAGCTACACACTGCCAATTGCTCAG AGTTCCTGGCCCTCAGGATGGTGAGCGAGGACCAGGAGTGTGCTGGGTGGCTGGAGGTTTTCTACAACACCTGGGGCAGTGTCTGCCACAGCCCCATGGAACCTGTGACCTTGTCCATGATCTGCAGACAGCTTGACTGTGGGGACAATGGGACCCTGGATTTCTTGGTTCCTTCCAGGGAAGGTTCTAGACCACGCTGGGTAGATGGAATCCACTGTCGGGAAACTGATACCTCTCTCTGGCAGTGTCCTTCTGACCCCTGGAAACACCAATCTTGCTCTCCAGAGGAGGAAGCTCATATCAAATGTACAG GTTGTTATTAG